One part of the Olleya sp. YS genome encodes these proteins:
- the tpx gene encoding thiol peroxidase — MAKITLGGTPVETCGTLPKIGTKAPNFTLTVSDLSTQKLSDFEGHKVVLNIFPSVDTGVCAASIRAYNKEAAEMKNTKVLCISRDLPFAQARFCGAEGIENVMMLSDFKTGQFGKDYGLEFSTGAFEGLHSRVVIVLDENGIVKYTEQVPEIGEEPNYKASLYALLDE, encoded by the coding sequence ATGGCTAAAATAACATTAGGTGGTACTCCAGTCGAAACGTGTGGAACACTTCCAAAAATAGGCACTAAAGCGCCAAATTTCACTTTAACAGTCAGTGATTTATCCACTCAAAAATTATCAGATTTTGAAGGACATAAAGTGGTGTTAAACATCTTCCCAAGTGTGGATACTGGTGTTTGTGCTGCATCAATAAGAGCCTACAATAAAGAAGCTGCAGAAATGAAAAACACTAAAGTATTATGTATTTCTAGAGATTTACCATTTGCACAAGCACGTTTTTGTGGTGCAGAAGGTATTGAGAATGTCATGATGCTTTCCGATTTTAAAACTGGTCAATTTGGTAAGGATTATGGTTTAGAATTTTCAACTGGTGCTTTTGAAGGATTACACTCTAGAGTAGTGATTGTGTTAGATGAAAATGGTATTGTAAAATACACAGAGCAAGTACCAGAAATTGGCGAAGAGCCTAATTATAAAGCATCGCTTTATGCCTTATTAGATGAATAA
- a CDS encoding diacylglycerol kinase family protein — MNKKDSFLVNRLKSVGYAFKGMLILLRTEASIKIQFVIAIIVTILGFYLQISTTEWILQCFAIGLVMSIEGVNTAIEAIADFVHPEYHEKIGFIKDVAAGAVFIASIAASIIGLIIYLPKLF, encoded by the coding sequence ATGAATAAAAAAGACTCTTTTTTGGTTAACCGTTTAAAAAGTGTTGGGTATGCCTTTAAAGGTATGCTTATACTTTTAAGGACGGAAGCCAGTATAAAAATTCAATTTGTCATTGCAATTATTGTTACCATTTTAGGATTCTATTTACAGATTTCTACCACAGAATGGATTTTACAGTGTTTTGCAATTGGATTAGTTATGAGTATAGAAGGCGTTAATACTGCTATTGAAGCTATTGCAGATTTTGTGCATCCAGAATATCATGAAAAAATTGGATTTATCAAGGATGTGGCTGCAGGAGCAGTATTTATTGCCTCAATAGCTGCTTCAATTATTGGATTAATTATTTATCTTCCTAAGCTATTTTAA
- a CDS encoding DNA translocase FtsK, whose amino-acid sequence MAKAKKQTKTKKTISLKTPNLKLNSQQKLVLGSFLIILGVLFFIAFLSFLFTGQADQSTLTEFTSRDVDTKNWLSKLGAWISDLFIQRGFGIASFIFSGLIFLSGIYVLMDLNKVKLRKHWFWGILVVIWLSVFFGFFTHKNDSLSGVIGFEMNSFFQDYIGKIGTVFLLAFAFISYLAIRFKFTPQRIASLFKRAKKEIKDDFNDEFVPIDNTHSEEAEAIKSAFEVDKDIQPTISNHSKLDTSTELNIEVEEPKIKAEIVTPKIEIEEPKVEIEVEALKEELSETDNLANKLVEDFGQFDPTLELGNYKFPPLDLLKKYDNEGVTINQEELEENKNKIVETLNNYKIGIASIKATIGPTVTLYEIVPEAGIRISKIKNLEDDIALSLSALGIRIIAPIPGKGTIGIEVPNKNATIVSMRSVIASQKFQKTEMHLPIAIGKTISNETLVIDLAKMPHLLMAGATGQGKSVGLNAVLTSLLYKKHPAEVKFVLVDPKKVELTLFNKIERHYLAKLPDEAEAIITDNTKVIHTLNSLCIEMDNRYEMLKNALCRNIVEYNKKFKNRKLNPNEGHAYLPYIVLVVDEFADLIMTAGKEVETPVARLAQLARAIGIHLIIATQRPSVNVITGIIKANFPARIAFRVSSKIDSRTILDAGGADQLIGRGDMLYTQGNDMTRIQCAFVDTPEVEKIVDFIGAQKAYPDAYLLPEYVGEENGTSLDIDISDRDALFKDAAEIIVTAQQGSASLLQRKLKLGYNRAGRIIDQLEAAGIVGGFEGSKARQVLVPDLVALEELLENERQ is encoded by the coding sequence ATGGCGAAAGCAAAAAAACAAACTAAAACTAAAAAGACAATTAGCCTCAAAACACCTAATTTAAAACTGAATAGTCAGCAAAAATTAGTACTTGGAAGCTTTTTAATTATTTTAGGCGTCCTGTTTTTTATTGCTTTTTTATCGTTTTTATTTACTGGACAAGCCGATCAAAGCACACTCACAGAATTTACCTCAAGAGACGTCGATACTAAAAACTGGTTGAGCAAATTAGGTGCTTGGATTAGCGACCTGTTTATCCAACGTGGTTTTGGAATTGCCTCATTTATATTTTCTGGATTAATCTTTTTATCTGGAATTTATGTGTTAATGGACTTAAACAAAGTAAAACTCCGTAAACATTGGTTTTGGGGAATTTTAGTTGTGATATGGTTATCCGTATTTTTTGGTTTTTTCACCCATAAAAACGATAGCTTAAGTGGTGTTATTGGCTTTGAAATGAATAGCTTTTTTCAAGATTATATCGGAAAAATTGGAACTGTATTCTTACTGGCATTTGCCTTTATTAGCTATTTGGCAATTCGATTTAAATTTACACCTCAACGTATTGCTTCATTATTTAAAAGAGCTAAGAAAGAAATTAAGGATGATTTTAATGATGAGTTTGTCCCAATAGACAACACACATTCTGAAGAAGCTGAAGCTATAAAATCTGCTTTTGAAGTCGATAAAGACATACAACCAACCATTTCTAACCATTCTAAATTAGATACGTCTACCGAATTGAATATTGAGGTTGAAGAGCCTAAAATTAAAGCTGAAATAGTTACTCCTAAAATAGAAATTGAAGAACCTAAAGTAGAAATTGAAGTAGAAGCTTTAAAAGAGGAACTCTCTGAAACAGACAATTTAGCTAACAAATTAGTGGAAGATTTTGGGCAATTTGATCCTACTTTAGAATTGGGGAATTACAAATTTCCGCCTTTAGATTTATTGAAAAAGTATGATAATGAAGGAGTTACCATTAATCAAGAAGAGCTTGAAGAAAACAAGAATAAAATTGTAGAAACCTTAAATAACTACAAAATTGGTATTGCTAGTATTAAAGCAACCATTGGACCTACTGTTACATTATATGAAATAGTGCCAGAAGCTGGAATCCGTATTTCTAAAATTAAAAATTTAGAAGATGATATAGCGTTGTCTTTATCTGCTTTAGGTATTAGGATTATTGCACCAATTCCTGGAAAAGGAACTATTGGTATTGAAGTCCCAAATAAAAATGCGACCATCGTATCTATGCGTTCTGTTATTGCGTCACAAAAATTTCAGAAAACCGAAATGCATTTACCAATTGCAATTGGTAAAACCATTAGTAATGAGACTTTAGTTATTGATTTAGCTAAAATGCCTCACTTATTAATGGCTGGTGCTACTGGACAGGGTAAATCTGTAGGATTGAATGCTGTATTGACATCACTATTATATAAGAAGCATCCAGCTGAAGTTAAGTTTGTTTTGGTAGATCCTAAAAAGGTAGAATTAACGTTATTTAATAAAATAGAAAGACACTATTTAGCCAAATTACCAGACGAAGCGGAAGCAATTATAACAGATAATACCAAGGTTATCCACACATTAAATTCGTTGTGTATCGAGATGGACAACCGTTACGAAATGCTTAAAAACGCCTTGTGTAGAAATATTGTTGAGTATAACAAAAAGTTTAAAAACCGTAAGTTAAATCCAAACGAAGGTCATGCGTATCTGCCTTACATTGTTTTGGTAGTGGATGAGTTTGCCGATTTAATCATGACCGCAGGAAAAGAAGTTGAAACACCTGTTGCACGATTAGCACAATTAGCACGTGCTATTGGTATCCATTTAATTATAGCGACGCAACGACCATCTGTAAATGTTATTACTGGTATTATTAAAGCTAACTTCCCAGCACGTATTGCTTTTAGAGTGTCTAGTAAAATAGACTCGCGTACTATTTTAGATGCTGGTGGAGCCGACCAGCTAATAGGTCGAGGAGACATGTTATACACGCAAGGAAATGATATGACACGTATCCAATGTGCATTTGTAGACACACCAGAAGTAGAAAAAATAGTAGACTTTATTGGTGCGCAAAAAGCCTATCCAGACGCTTATTTACTACCAGAGTATGTTGGAGAAGAGAATGGCACAAGTCTTGATATAGATATATCAGACAGAGATGCTCTGTTTAAAGACGCAGCCGAAATTATAGTAACAGCACAACAAGGATCGGCTTCTTTATTACAACGTAAATTAAAATTAGGTTACAATCGTGCAGGTCGAATTATAGACCAATTAGAAGCAGCAGGAATTGTAGGTGGTTTTGAGGGTAGTAAAGCAAGACAAGTGTTAGTACCAGATTTGGTAGCTCTTGAAGAACTATTAGAAAACGAAAGACAATAA
- a CDS encoding outer membrane lipoprotein carrier protein LolA, which yields MKKLLVLFLLATTSIFAQDKEAKQLLDDVSAKAKSYNNISIDFKYVLENTEENIKQETKGDVVMEGEKYRLNILGITRIYDGKNVYSISPEDEEVTVSKGSDEDENTITPSKMLSFYQEGFTYKMDIVQDVSGRKIQYVKLTPIDSNSQIKYVLLGIDIKTKHIYRLIETGKSGTKTTLTVNSFKTNEPLSKSLFTFDENKYKDYYINKLD from the coding sequence ATGAAAAAATTACTTGTATTATTTTTATTAGCAACCACTTCTATTTTTGCTCAAGATAAAGAAGCAAAACAACTATTAGATGACGTGTCTGCAAAAGCTAAAAGCTATAATAATATCTCTATTGATTTTAAATATGTTTTAGAAAATACTGAAGAAAACATCAAACAAGAAACCAAAGGTGATGTTGTTATGGAAGGGGAAAAATACCGCTTAAACATTTTAGGTATTACCCGAATCTACGATGGTAAAAATGTGTATAGCATTAGCCCAGAAGACGAAGAAGTAACCGTATCTAAAGGAAGTGACGAGGACGAAAACACCATTACACCTAGTAAAATGTTATCGTTTTATCAAGAAGGATTTACTTATAAAATGGATATAGTTCAGGATGTAAGTGGTAGAAAAATTCAGTATGTAAAATTAACTCCTATAGACTCAAACTCTCAAATTAAGTATGTTTTATTAGGTATTGATATTAAAACAAAGCACATCTACAGATTAATTGAAACCGGTAAAAGTGGTACCAAAACAACTTTAACTGTTAATTCTTTTAAAACTAATGAGCCTTTATCAAAATCCTTATTTACCTTTGACGAGAATAAATACAAAGATTATTACATCAATAAACTGGATTAA
- a CDS encoding LptF/LptG family permease codes for MKILDRYILTTYLKTFISVFVILMLIFVLQAIWLYIKELAGKDLDLVTVLKFLMYITPTLIPLILPLTILLASIMVFGNFAENYEFAAMKSTGISLQRAMSGLGIFIVGLSILTFFFSNNVIPWAEYNSYNLRKNIAKVKPAMAIAEGQFNDIGETFNIKVEEKSGENGKLLKGVTIHKKNNNRFSGNNVTIIAKRGELASKEDSNVLKLILYDGYYYDDTPPKKMSDRNKNPFVKSEFKKHVMNIDLSELNNIDLDEKNIDNKYTMLNVAELNYTIDSLKTQRDNVVKEFSKSLYSRTNLETLNLTIKPKKDSVYNGEILDIFENKRKIQVLDYAVNSISSTQQIIKSKAANLKASSSWIFKHGIQLHKKFALAVACIILFFVGAPLGALIRKGGLGLPMVIAIVLFLTYHFIGLFAENSAKNGNLHPALSAWFSTLIMLPLSIFLTKRATQDRGLFEFDHITVPIKNWYNKKFGSSTKIIDTEAQLPASVQLSESVKQSYTMLSKINMVSFSIALVLFILYFVFKNNKLPQVALAGIQISAVSYIVFLYNYVKSYIVFTKNIAKENILFTVIGLILYPITHFLRGQKIKS; via the coding sequence GTGAAAATATTAGATAGGTACATATTAACTACATATCTTAAAACTTTTATCAGCGTGTTTGTTATACTCATGCTGATTTTTGTTTTACAAGCTATATGGTTATACATTAAAGAACTAGCAGGTAAAGATCTTGACTTAGTGACTGTACTTAAGTTTTTAATGTACATTACACCTACTCTAATCCCATTAATTTTACCCCTTACTATCCTATTAGCCTCCATTATGGTTTTTGGGAATTTTGCTGAAAACTACGAGTTTGCAGCAATGAAATCCACAGGGATTTCCTTGCAACGTGCGATGTCTGGCTTAGGCATTTTTATTGTTGGATTATCTATTCTAACGTTCTTTTTTAGTAATAACGTCATCCCTTGGGCAGAATATAATAGCTATAATTTAAGAAAAAATATTGCTAAAGTAAAACCTGCTATGGCTATAGCAGAAGGTCAATTTAATGATATAGGCGAAACTTTTAATATTAAAGTTGAAGAAAAAAGTGGTGAAAATGGTAAGCTGCTAAAAGGTGTGACAATTCATAAAAAAAACAATAATCGATTTTCTGGTAATAACGTTACCATTATTGCAAAACGAGGTGAATTGGCAAGTAAGGAAGACTCCAACGTTTTAAAATTAATTTTATATGATGGCTACTATTATGACGACACACCTCCAAAAAAAATGTCAGATCGTAATAAAAATCCATTTGTTAAAAGCGAGTTTAAAAAACATGTCATGAATATTGATTTGTCCGAGTTAAATAATATTGATTTAGACGAAAAAAATATTGATAATAAATACACCATGCTTAATGTAGCAGAGTTAAACTATACTATAGATTCACTTAAAACCCAAAGGGACAATGTGGTTAAAGAGTTTTCTAAATCTTTATATAGTCGTACTAATTTAGAAACTTTAAACTTAACCATAAAACCTAAAAAAGACTCTGTCTACAATGGAGAAATATTAGACATCTTTGAAAACAAACGTAAAATTCAAGTATTGGATTATGCTGTAAATAGCATTTCTAGTACACAACAAATTATTAAATCTAAAGCTGCAAACCTAAAAGCAAGTAGTTCATGGATTTTTAAACATGGTATCCAGTTACACAAAAAATTTGCTTTAGCGGTTGCTTGTATTATCTTGTTTTTTGTTGGTGCACCATTAGGAGCTTTAATAAGAAAAGGTGGTTTAGGTTTACCAATGGTTATTGCAATTGTATTGTTTTTAACCTATCACTTTATTGGTCTTTTTGCAGAAAATAGTGCTAAAAACGGAAATCTACATCCTGCGCTATCGGCTTGGTTTTCTACTTTAATTATGTTACCATTAAGTATATTTTTAACCAAACGTGCCACACAAGATCGAGGGTTATTTGAATTTGATCACATTACAGTACCCATTAAAAATTGGTACAATAAAAAATTTGGATCTTCAACTAAGATTATTGATACTGAAGCGCAACTTCCAGCTTCAGTACAACTATCAGAATCTGTAAAGCAAAGTTATACTATGCTGTCTAAAATCAATATGGTTAGTTTTAGCATAGCATTAGTATTATTCATTTTGTATTTTGTATTTAAGAATAACAAACTACCACAAGTAGCATTAGCTGGGATACAAATTAGTGCTGTATCATATATCGTTTTTCTTTATAATTACGTAAAATCATATATAGTTTTCACTAAAAATATTGCTAAAGAAAACATCTTGTTTACTGTAATTGGTTTGATATTATATCCTATTACTCATTTTTTAAGAGGCCAAAAAATCAAGTCTTAG
- the ribB gene encoding 3,4-dihydroxy-2-butanone-4-phosphate synthase gives MITTKTARQTTFKLNTIEEAIQDIKAGKVIIVVDDEDRENEGDFLAAAELVTPEMINFMATHGRGLICTPLTEQRCEELDLHMMVTNNTDHMETAFTVSVDLKGHGVTTGISAADRAKTVQALIQPDTRPFDLARPGHIFPLVAKEGGVLRRTGHTEAAIDFARLAGLQPAGVIVEIMNEDGTMARLPQLIEVAKKFDLKLVSIEDLVAYRMDHDSLIVKKEDFDIGTRFGSFRLRAYQQTTNNQVHIALTKGDWTSNDTVLTRVNSTLVNNDILGTLTNNADKKLDDMFKVINEEGKGAILFINQQAASMNLLQRLSVLKKEQKPNTIVKAPAIAMDSKDFGIGAQILHDLNIHKLKLISNSQQTKRVGMIGYGLEIVDYVNY, from the coding sequence ATGATTACTACAAAAACAGCGCGACAAACTACATTTAAGTTAAATACCATAGAAGAAGCTATCCAAGATATTAAAGCTGGAAAGGTAATTATTGTGGTTGATGATGAAGACAGAGAAAATGAAGGTGATTTTCTAGCTGCAGCAGAATTAGTGACACCAGAAATGATAAACTTTATGGCAACTCATGGTCGTGGTTTAATTTGTACACCACTAACAGAACAAAGATGTGAGGAGCTAGATTTGCATATGATGGTGACCAATAACACAGACCATATGGAAACTGCCTTTACAGTATCTGTAGATTTAAAAGGTCATGGTGTAACTACTGGTATATCTGCAGCAGATAGAGCAAAAACAGTACAAGCATTAATACAACCAGACACTAGACCTTTTGATTTGGCTAGACCCGGACATATCTTTCCTTTAGTTGCAAAAGAAGGTGGCGTGTTAAGACGTACTGGTCATACAGAAGCTGCTATAGATTTTGCTAGATTAGCTGGTTTACAGCCTGCTGGTGTCATTGTAGAAATTATGAACGAGGATGGAACTATGGCGCGTTTACCTCAGCTCATAGAAGTCGCAAAAAAGTTTGATTTAAAGCTTGTTTCTATTGAAGATTTGGTAGCCTATAGAATGGATCACGATTCATTAATAGTTAAAAAAGAAGATTTTGATATTGGAACTAGATTTGGAAGTTTTAGATTAAGAGCATATCAGCAAACCACTAATAATCAGGTGCATATAGCTTTAACTAAAGGCGATTGGACTAGTAACGATACAGTTTTAACACGAGTAAATTCTACTTTAGTAAATAACGACATATTAGGTACACTAACTAACAATGCAGACAAGAAATTGGATGATATGTTTAAGGTTATAAACGAAGAAGGTAAAGGTGCTATCTTGTTTATTAACCAACAAGCTGCATCAATGAATTTGTTACAACGCTTATCTGTACTTAAAAAAGAACAAAAACCAAATACCATAGTAAAAGCTCCAGCAATTGCAATGGATAGTAAAGATTTTGGTATTGGTGCGCAAATCTTACACGATTTAAATATTCATAAATTAAAACTAATCTCAAACTCGCAACAAACTAAACGCGTTGGAATGATTGGATATGGATTAGAAATAGTAGACTACGTAAACTACTAA
- a CDS encoding DUF3857 domain-containing protein, giving the protein MKKLFLICISLCFYSAIAQDNYSQFWEQLLANDRASAEKTLKKIKPTNTIENLVSNELMRVENGRFNTNDKFLPAFLKQDNYQYYLYALWNENYLFNTYLDTGFNNKNIAAIREVADANPTHSTIKDAIIYLESVLARDNGNWKTCNAKMDDIQSIKNWQYCGVFENLNKSGLDRVYGPETNAVSSQPFDAESNGFVNWYTAKNNDEAYQFFTNHEEYGRGVNYAQTFLTADKDETVILRIGSGSAFKLWLNDVLILENNQDVITELNAYQVKVTIPKGNNRLLIKTAESDYGSYFIVSAMNPDGTHNNSLKDSATYTAYNTSTADQLNAEPVVNDFEAFFKTKLEQNPNDFFNAYCLTRTYLRNSKYEDAKKVLAPFYAKYPKSSLIRKMMISVYSLEEDYTSIQEINTNMELDDEDYYLPILMKVIVFDELTRMSLSDLEEYLEKLKKAIDLEMMHETADFIYNARKEDKAKVRKNLDNLMKMADGNVKLILRYSGLYASLFEEDDKTIKILEDLANEKFDLSIVRKLVTYYDRRNQKDKVIKILSNEIEYLGNDNYYLRSIINKLHKYQKYKESIKYIDQGLENFPDSFVFQELKGDALLQLNKKKEAIVAYEASLSHNSNDKSLRKKLKDLNNENNVLKDLVIEDAYDLINERRGNITTNNYGFNILHDNSTVELYSEGGGNYRYVFIYEITSDNGVERFKEYDLGLSGNYNINKSEIVKKDKSIVPADKSGSSFVFNGLSVGDVIYLDYEYSFSKTGRFYKTYSDRFMLGSFHPTLSSSIKIITPKDYKLNYKSVNGNTQPKISSKGDSKLYEWTILDNPGLPQGEDYMPSDSDIAEYIHLSTIDNWNEISIWYSDLVRSVMEVNSTVEETFNTLFPNGYKQLSEDDRAKIIYNYIRNNFTYSYVSFRQSGFVPQKPSKTIKTNLGDCKDFSTLFVTLAKKAELEANLVLVLTSDYGYNSLVLPSTDFNHCIAKVKIDGKDQFLELTDKYLPYKSLPTSLRGATGLEIPLDRNDTKTYDLFRLENLSRETAISKNSVTLNLKKDKIGMVIDSEYTGHINSYYSSVFSEPNAEVVKKTIYDDYDNRLDDDFVLNSVSNIERVNDDMLIKYTSDMTLNKKINKIGSTSVLQLPIVSNPYTSSIVSLETREHEIDYMLYENMDVYEVDYTINIEEGQQFTEIPENVSLTFKGHSYSITYTKVKDNQLQVVIKSTPSINRIKASDYAGFKGYVQNVLDAQEAFIGYK; this is encoded by the coding sequence ATGAAAAAACTATTTCTAATCTGTATTTCGCTTTGCTTTTATTCGGCTATAGCCCAAGATAATTATAGCCAATTTTGGGAACAATTATTGGCTAATGATAGAGCTTCAGCAGAAAAAACATTAAAAAAAATTAAACCTACAAACACTATTGAAAACCTCGTTAGCAACGAGCTGATGCGAGTAGAAAATGGACGTTTTAATACCAACGATAAATTTTTGCCAGCGTTTTTAAAACAAGACAATTACCAATACTATTTATATGCACTTTGGAATGAAAATTACCTGTTTAACACCTATTTAGATACTGGTTTTAATAATAAAAATATTGCAGCTATACGAGAAGTAGCAGATGCAAATCCTACTCATAGTACTATTAAAGATGCTATTATTTATTTAGAGTCCGTATTGGCTAGAGATAATGGTAACTGGAAAACCTGTAACGCTAAAATGGATGATATACAGTCTATTAAAAATTGGCAATATTGTGGTGTGTTTGAAAACTTAAATAAAAGTGGATTAGATCGTGTTTACGGTCCAGAAACTAATGCTGTAAGTAGTCAGCCATTTGATGCAGAAAGCAATGGATTTGTAAATTGGTATACTGCTAAAAATAATGATGAAGCTTACCAATTTTTCACTAATCACGAAGAATACGGAAGAGGTGTTAATTATGCGCAAACCTTTTTAACTGCCGATAAAGATGAAACAGTTATACTACGTATAGGTAGTGGTTCTGCTTTTAAATTATGGTTAAATGATGTGTTGATTTTAGAAAATAATCAAGATGTTATTACAGAGTTAAATGCCTATCAAGTTAAAGTAACTATACCAAAAGGTAACAATAGATTGTTAATAAAAACAGCAGAAAGCGATTACGGTAGTTACTTTATTGTTAGTGCCATGAATCCTGATGGGACACACAATAACAGTTTAAAAGACAGTGCAACCTATACTGCATACAACACAAGTACAGCTGATCAGTTAAACGCAGAACCTGTAGTTAATGATTTTGAAGCTTTTTTTAAGACTAAATTAGAACAGAATCCTAATGACTTTTTTAATGCTTATTGTTTAACTAGAACCTATTTAAGAAATTCTAAATATGAAGATGCAAAAAAAGTTTTAGCACCTTTTTATGCTAAATATCCAAAAAGCTCTTTAATTAGAAAAATGATGATTTCTGTCTATTCTCTAGAAGAAGACTACACAAGTATCCAAGAGATTAATACCAATATGGAACTTGATGATGAAGATTATTATCTTCCAATCCTAATGAAGGTAATAGTGTTTGACGAGTTAACACGCATGAGTTTATCCGATTTAGAAGAATATTTGGAAAAACTAAAAAAGGCTATAGATTTAGAAATGATGCATGAAACCGCAGATTTTATCTATAATGCTAGAAAAGAAGATAAAGCTAAGGTTAGAAAAAACTTAGACAATTTAATGAAAATGGCTGATGGTAATGTTAAGCTTATTTTACGTTATTCTGGACTCTATGCTTCATTGTTTGAAGAGGATGATAAGACCATTAAAATACTAGAAGATTTAGCGAATGAGAAATTTGATTTATCTATAGTAAGAAAACTAGTAACGTACTATGATAGACGCAATCAAAAAGATAAGGTTATAAAGATTTTGTCTAATGAGATTGAGTATCTTGGAAATGACAACTATTATTTAAGATCTATAATTAACAAGCTTCACAAATATCAAAAGTATAAAGAATCAATAAAATACATAGATCAAGGATTAGAAAATTTCCCAGACTCGTTTGTATTTCAAGAGCTAAAAGGAGATGCGTTACTTCAGTTAAACAAAAAGAAAGAAGCTATTGTAGCTTATGAAGCGTCTTTATCTCATAATAGTAACGATAAATCATTAAGAAAAAAGCTAAAAGACTTAAACAATGAAAATAACGTGTTAAAAGATTTAGTTATTGAAGATGCTTATGATTTGATTAACGAAAGACGCGGAAACATTACAACCAATAACTATGGGTTTAATATTTTACACGATAATAGTACTGTCGAGTTGTATAGTGAAGGTGGTGGAAATTACAGATATGTATTTATCTATGAAATTACCTCAGACAATGGAGTAGAGCGTTTTAAAGAATACGATTTAGGGTTAAGTGGTAATTACAATATCAACAAGTCTGAAATTGTAAAAAAAGATAAAAGCATAGTTCCTGCAGATAAAAGCGGATCTAGTTTTGTCTTTAATGGTTTGTCAGTAGGCGATGTGATTTATTTAGATTACGAATATTCGTTTTCAAAAACGGGACGTTTTTATAAAACATATTCAGATCGTTTTATGTTAGGATCGTTTCATCCAACATTATCGTCTTCAATAAAAATTATTACACCTAAAGATTATAAATTAAATTATAAAAGTGTAAACGGAAATACACAACCAAAAATCTCTAGCAAAGGAGACTCTAAGTTATACGAGTGGACCATTTTAGACAATCCTGGATTACCTCAGGGTGAAGATTATATGCCAAGTGACAGTGATATTGCAGAGTATATCCATTTAAGTACTATAGATAACTGGAATGAGATTTCTATTTGGTATTCAGATTTAGTTAGAAGTGTTATGGAAGTTAATTCTACTGTAGAAGAGACGTTTAATACATTATTTCCTAATGGATACAAGCAATTATCTGAAGACGATCGCGCAAAAATAATCTATAATTACATTCGTAATAACTTCACTTATAGTTATGTAAGTTTTAGACAAAGTGGATTTGTACCGCAAAAACCATCTAAAACCATAAAAACTAATTTAGGAGACTGTAAGGACTTTTCTACCTTATTTGTAACACTAGCTAAGAAAGCAGAATTAGAGGCTAATTTGGTGCTTGTTTTAACTTCAGATTACGGTTACAATAGCTTAGTATTACCAAGTACTGACTTTAATCACTGTATTGCTAAAGTTAAAATTGATGGTAAAGACCAATTTTTAGAATTGACCGATAAGTATTTACCGTATAAATCATTACCAACCTCATTAAGAGGTGCAACTGGTTTAGAAATTCCTTTAGACAGAAATGATACTAAAACCTATGATTTATTTAGATTAGAAAACTTGTCCAGAGAAACAGCTATTTCTAAAAATAGCGTGACACTTAATCTTAAAAAAGATAAAATAGGAATGGTTATAGATTCTGAATATACAGGTCATATCAACTCTTATTATTCAAGTGTGTTTTCAGAACCTAATGCAGAAGTCGTTAAAAAAACTATTTATGATGATTATGATAACAGATTAGATGATGATTTTGTTTTAAATAGTGTGAGTAATATCGAACGTGTAAATGATGATATGTTAATTAAATATACATCAGACATGACCCTAAATAAAAAGATTAATAAAATTGGGTCTACCAGTGTATTGCAATTACCAATTGTTTCAAACCCTTACACAAGTAGTATTGTGAGTCTTGAAACACGAGAGCATGAAATAGATTATATGTTATATGAAAACATGGACGTATATGAAGTAGATTACACCATTAACATAGAAGAAGGACAACAATTTACAGAAATCCCTGAAAATGTTAGTCTTACTTTTAAAGGTCACTCTTACAGTATTACTTATACTAAAGTTAAAGACAACCAATTACAAGTAGTTATAAAATCCACACCATCTATTAACCGAATTAAAGCTTCTGATTATGCAGGGTTTAAAGGTTATGTGCAAAATGTATTAGATGCACAGGAAGCGTTTATAGGTTATAAATAA